One part of the Mesorhizobium sp. M4B.F.Ca.ET.058.02.1.1 genome encodes these proteins:
- a CDS encoding methylmalonyl-CoA mutase subunit beta has protein sequence MGAGALTREVDLQNADRQRWLALAEKALAGGSFEERLVSHSDDGIRIEPLYERAVTMEPLVRANPAAAWIVSQRVDDPDVARARAQALEDVAQGATGLSLVFEGAPNAFGYGLPRTAEALETVLDGVPLNRVQVRIDAHPWSRAVADWLIAFLGKRRSDPTKLNLSFGIDPAAIFAGTGRLRMSIEALQESMPQSMAHFFSMGVPGVLLEADGRVFHNAGATEAQELGTMLASAVSYLRMFEKARQPLVYAAPHIGFALSVDQDQLLSMAKVRALRRLWARIQEVCSIPASTASIHAETSYRMMTTADPETNILRTAIACFAAAAGGADSISILPHTIAHGLPAGFARRVARNAQLIMAEESHVDHVADPAGGSGAVEALTNDLCAAAWQEFQRIEAEGGVLTSLQQGYVQNRVQTAAAKRNAEYRTGSRAIIGTTLFRAGSERPVETLPAERRPALTEGVATCEPLFPVRIDQSIGAGA, from the coding sequence ATGGGCGCCGGCGCCTTGACCAGGGAAGTCGACCTTCAGAACGCTGACCGCCAGCGCTGGCTGGCGCTCGCCGAAAAGGCGCTTGCCGGAGGCTCCTTCGAGGAGAGGCTCGTTTCGCACAGCGACGACGGCATCCGCATCGAGCCGCTCTATGAGCGTGCGGTCACCATGGAACCGCTGGTCAGGGCAAATCCCGCAGCGGCGTGGATCGTCAGCCAGCGCGTCGACGATCCGGATGTCGCCCGCGCCAGGGCGCAGGCGCTGGAGGATGTCGCGCAGGGCGCCACCGGCCTGTCGCTGGTTTTCGAAGGGGCGCCGAACGCTTTCGGCTATGGCCTGCCGCGGACGGCCGAGGCGCTGGAGACCGTGCTCGACGGCGTGCCGCTCAACCGCGTCCAGGTCCGCATCGATGCGCATCCCTGGAGCCGCGCGGTGGCCGACTGGCTGATAGCGTTCCTCGGCAAGCGCCGCTCCGATCCGACTAAGCTCAACCTCTCCTTCGGCATCGATCCGGCGGCGATCTTCGCCGGCACCGGCCGGCTGCGCATGTCGATCGAGGCGCTGCAGGAATCTATGCCGCAATCGATGGCGCATTTCTTCTCCATGGGGGTGCCCGGCGTGCTGCTCGAGGCAGACGGGCGCGTCTTCCACAATGCCGGCGCCACCGAGGCGCAGGAGCTCGGCACCATGCTCGCCTCCGCGGTCTCCTATCTCAGGATGTTCGAGAAGGCGCGCCAGCCGCTGGTCTATGCAGCGCCCCATATCGGCTTCGCGCTCAGCGTCGACCAGGACCAGTTGCTGTCGATGGCCAAGGTGCGAGCGCTGCGCCGGCTGTGGGCCCGCATCCAGGAAGTCTGCTCGATCCCGGCCTCGACGGCCAGCATCCATGCCGAGACGTCGTATCGCATGATGACGACGGCGGATCCGGAAACCAACATATTGCGCACGGCGATCGCCTGTTTCGCGGCCGCCGCCGGCGGGGCCGATTCGATCTCCATCCTGCCGCACACAATAGCGCATGGGCTGCCGGCCGGCTTTGCCCGCCGCGTCGCCCGCAACGCGCAGTTGATCATGGCCGAGGAAAGCCATGTCGACCATGTCGCCGACCCTGCTGGCGGATCGGGCGCCGTCGAGGCGCTGACCAATGATCTCTGCGCGGCCGCCTGGCAAGAATTCCAGCGCATCGAGGCCGAAGGCGGTGTGCTGACGAGCCTGCAGCAAGGCTATGTCCAGAACCGCGTCCAGACCGCCGCGGCAAAGCGCAATGCCGAATACCGGACCGGCTCGCGCGCGATCATCGGCACCACGCTGTTCCGTGCCGGCAGCGAACGCCCGGTCGAGACGTTGCCGGCCGAGCGGAGACCGGCGTTGACGGAAGGTGTCGCGACCTGCGAGCCGCTGTTTCCGGTGCGCATCGACCAATCGATCGGAGCCGGCGCATGA
- the greA gene encoding transcription elongation factor GreA, with the protein MSRAFTREEDSENAIAGIGERPISPHRNLVTERGLAMIDQELEGLRDELGKAERRADRERIAVVSRDLRYWTARRESAELSVPEPGSEVVRFGMGVTLEGDDGKKVHWKIVGEDEADPSKGSISHVSPMAIALFGKKLGDVASVNGKEWEITKLSDKAES; encoded by the coding sequence ATGAGCAGAGCTTTTACCCGCGAAGAAGACAGCGAAAACGCCATCGCCGGCATCGGCGAGCGTCCGATCAGCCCGCATCGCAACCTGGTGACGGAGCGCGGCCTGGCCATGATCGATCAGGAACTCGAAGGTCTGCGCGACGAATTGGGCAAGGCCGAGAGACGAGCGGACCGCGAGCGCATTGCGGTCGTGTCGCGCGACCTGCGCTACTGGACCGCCAGGCGCGAGAGCGCCGAGCTTTCCGTGCCGGAGCCGGGTAGCGAAGTGGTGCGCTTCGGCATGGGTGTGACGCTGGAAGGCGATGACGGCAAGAAGGTGCATTGGAAGATCGTCGGTGAGGACGAGGCCGACCCGTCAAAGGGCAGCATTTCCCATGTCTCGCCGATGGCCATCGCGCTGTTCGGCAAGAAGCTTGGCGATGTCGCGAGCGTCAACGGCAAGGAGTGGGAGATCACGAAGCTCTCGGACAAGGCCGAAAGCTAG
- a CDS encoding acetyl-CoA acetyltransferase produces the protein MTACIVGWAHSRFGKLEGETLEGLITKVAVEALDHAGIGPDDVDEIVLGHFNAGFSPQDFTASLVLQADDRLRFKPATRVENACATGSAAVRQGIRAIDANAARIVLVVGAEQMTTTPGPEIGKNLLKASYLPEDGDTPAGFAGVFGKIAQAYFQRYGDQSDALAMIAAKNHKNGVDNPYAQMRKDFGYEFCRQESEKNPFVAGPLKRTDCSLVSDGAAALVLTDTATALRMRRAVTFRANEHVQDFLPMSKRDILAFEGCEQAWNQALKKAGVTLDDLSFVETHDCFTIAELIEYEAMGLARPGEGAKLALDGTTARDGRLPVNPSGGLKAKGHPIGATGVSMHVLTAMQLTGEAGGIQVPGAKLGGIFNMGGAAVANYVSILDRIR, from the coding sequence ATGACCGCATGCATCGTCGGCTGGGCGCATTCGCGCTTCGGCAAGCTCGAGGGCGAGACGCTCGAGGGTCTGATCACCAAGGTTGCCGTGGAGGCGCTCGACCATGCCGGCATCGGCCCGGACGATGTCGACGAGATCGTGCTCGGCCATTTCAATGCCGGCTTCTCGCCGCAGGATTTCACCGCGAGCCTGGTCCTGCAGGCCGACGACCGGCTGCGCTTCAAGCCGGCGACGCGGGTCGAGAACGCCTGCGCCACCGGCTCCGCCGCTGTCAGGCAAGGCATCCGCGCCATCGACGCCAATGCCGCCCGCATCGTACTGGTGGTCGGCGCCGAGCAGATGACGACCACGCCCGGCCCCGAGATCGGCAAGAACCTGCTCAAGGCCTCCTATCTGCCGGAGGACGGCGACACGCCGGCCGGCTTTGCCGGGGTCTTCGGCAAGATCGCGCAGGCCTATTTCCAGCGCTATGGCGACCAGTCGGATGCGCTCGCCATGATCGCCGCCAAGAACCATAAGAACGGCGTCGACAATCCCTATGCGCAGATGCGCAAGGATTTCGGCTACGAGTTCTGCCGCCAAGAGAGCGAGAAGAACCCATTCGTCGCCGGCCCGCTGAAGCGCACCGATTGCTCGCTGGTCTCCGATGGTGCCGCGGCGCTCGTGCTCACCGACACCGCGACGGCACTGAGGATGCGCCGCGCCGTGACCTTCCGCGCCAACGAGCACGTCCAGGACTTCCTGCCGATGTCGAAGCGCGACATCCTCGCCTTCGAGGGCTGCGAGCAAGCCTGGAACCAGGCGCTGAAGAAGGCCGGCGTGACATTGGACGACCTCTCCTTCGTCGAGACGCATGACTGCTTCACCATCGCCGAACTGATCGAGTATGAGGCTATGGGCCTAGCCAGACCCGGCGAGGGCGCGAAGCTGGCGCTTGACGGCACGACAGCTAGGGACGGCCGCCTGCCGGTCAACCCCTCCGGCGGCCTGAAGGCCAAGGGCCACCCGATCGGTGCCACCGGCGTGTCGATGCATGTGCTGACCGCCATGCAGCTCACCGGCGAGGCCGGCGGCATCCAGGTGCCGGGCGCCAAGCTCGGCGGCATCTTCAACATGGGCGGCGCTGCCGTTGCCAACTACGTTTCCATTCTCGACCGGATCAGGTAG
- a CDS encoding AbrB/MazE/SpoVT family DNA-binding domain-containing protein, translating to MNTTIRKIGNSEGVILPKELLDRLNMKAGDQLQIVETDKGIVLEPVDDSFERQMEAARKVMDKYKVALQKLAE from the coding sequence ATGAACACCACCATTCGCAAGATCGGCAATTCCGAAGGCGTTATCCTGCCGAAGGAACTCCTCGACCGCCTGAACATGAAGGCGGGCGATCAGCTCCAGATCGTTGAAACGGACAAGGGCATTGTCCTTGAACCAGTGGACGACAGCTTCGAGCGGCAGATGGAAGCCGCCCGCAAGGTCATGGACAAGTACAAGGTCGCGCTTCAGAAGCTCGCCGAATGA
- a CDS encoding asparaginase, whose translation MANPVLVEVLRGAVVESAHRGAVAVFDADGKPLLEIGDTARPVFPRSAVKAIQALPLVESGTADAYGFGDRELALACASHSGEPAHVELAQAMLAKAGLDGSALECGAHWPSNHDTTIALARTGSVPNALHNNCSGKHAGFLCTCVHSGIAHRGYVKAGHAQQEMVRDAMQSVTEAAHDVDHCATDGCSIPTYAVPLKSFALGFARMATGTGFSPQRAKAAKRLLSACTAEPFLVAGTGKADVALMQAAPGRIFVKTGAEGVYCAAIPELGLGIALKCDDGAGRGAEVMIAAVLARLLHDDEAVAARLVEQANPPVESRIGAKVGSLRPTAALG comes from the coding sequence ATGGCAAATCCGGTTCTGGTCGAGGTTCTGCGCGGCGCGGTGGTCGAGAGTGCCCATCGCGGCGCGGTCGCTGTCTTCGACGCCGACGGCAAGCCGTTGCTGGAGATCGGCGACACGGCGCGTCCGGTGTTTCCGCGCTCGGCTGTGAAGGCGATCCAGGCGCTGCCGCTAGTCGAAAGCGGTACGGCCGACGCCTATGGCTTCGGCGACCGAGAACTGGCGCTGGCCTGCGCCTCGCATTCCGGCGAGCCGGCGCATGTCGAACTGGCGCAAGCGATGCTGGCGAAAGCCGGTCTGGACGGAAGCGCGCTCGAATGCGGCGCGCATTGGCCGTCGAACCATGACACCACCATTGCTCTCGCCCGCACCGGCAGCGTGCCGAATGCGCTACACAACAACTGCTCCGGCAAGCATGCCGGCTTCCTCTGTACCTGCGTGCATTCCGGGATTGCCCACAGGGGCTACGTCAAAGCCGGCCATGCGCAGCAGGAGATGGTGCGCGATGCCATGCAGTCGGTGACGGAGGCTGCCCATGACGTCGACCATTGCGCCACCGACGGCTGCTCGATCCCGACCTATGCCGTGCCGCTGAAAAGCTTCGCGCTGGGTTTTGCCCGCATGGCGACAGGCACCGGCTTTTCGCCGCAGCGCGCCAAAGCGGCGAAGCGGCTTTTGTCGGCGTGCACGGCCGAGCCGTTCCTCGTCGCTGGCACCGGTAAGGCCGATGTCGCGCTGATGCAGGCAGCGCCCGGCCGCATCTTCGTCAAAACCGGCGCCGAGGGCGTCTATTGCGCCGCCATTCCCGAACTCGGCCTCGGCATCGCGCTGAAATGCGATGACGGTGCCGGCAGAGGAGCCGAGGTGATGATCGCCGCCGTGCTGGCCAGGCTGTTGCACGATGACGAGGCGGTTGCCGCCAGGCTCGTCGAACAGGCCAATCCGCCGGTCGAAAGCCGGATCGGCGCCAAGGTCGGGTCGCTAAGGCCGACCGCTGCGCTTGGCTAA
- the betC gene encoding choline-sulfatase, with protein MTTGRPNFLIVMVDQLNGTLFPDGPAEFLDVPHLKALAQRSARFANNYTASPLCAPGRASFMSGQLPSRTGVYDNAAEFASSIPTFAHHLRAAGYYTCLSGKMHFVGPDQLHGFEERLTTDIYPADFGWTPDYRKPGERIDWWYHNLGSVTGAGIAETTNQMEYDDEVVFLATQKLYQLSREQDDADRRPWCLTVSLSHPHDPYVARKQYWDLYENCQALDPETGFIAHDEQDPHSQRLYRASDYSAFEITAEQVRRSRRGYFANISYVDDKLGELLDVLKRTRMLDDTTILFCSDHGDMLGERGLWFKMSFFEGSARVPLMIAGKGVPAGLIEAPVSNLDVTPTLCDLAGIDMSAIAPWTDGQSLLPLANGGQRAAPALIEYAAEGSYAPLVAIRDGKYKFVHCELDPPQLFDLGADPLERDNLADDPANAGLVAAFMDKVRARWDMAAFDAAVRESQARRWVVYPALRNGAYYPWDFQPLQKASERYMRNHMNLDNLEENKRYPRGE; from the coding sequence TTGACGACCGGACGGCCCAATTTCCTGATCGTCATGGTCGATCAGCTCAACGGAACGCTGTTCCCCGACGGGCCGGCGGAGTTCCTGGATGTGCCGCATCTGAAGGCGCTCGCCCAGCGCTCGGCGCGCTTCGCCAACAATTACACTGCCTCGCCGCTCTGCGCGCCCGGCCGCGCCTCGTTCATGAGCGGGCAGCTGCCGTCGCGCACCGGGGTCTACGACAATGCGGCGGAATTCGCCTCTTCGATCCCGACCTTCGCCCATCATCTGCGCGCCGCCGGCTACTATACCTGCCTGTCGGGCAAGATGCATTTCGTCGGACCGGACCAGTTGCACGGCTTCGAGGAAAGGTTGACCACCGACATCTATCCCGCCGATTTCGGCTGGACGCCGGACTACCGCAAGCCCGGCGAGCGCATCGACTGGTGGTACCATAATCTGGGCTCGGTCACCGGCGCCGGCATCGCCGAGACCACCAACCAGATGGAGTATGATGACGAGGTCGTCTTCCTGGCCACGCAAAAGCTCTATCAGTTGTCGCGGGAGCAGGACGATGCGGACCGCCGGCCGTGGTGCCTGACCGTTTCGCTGTCGCACCCGCACGACCCCTACGTCGCGCGCAAGCAGTATTGGGATCTCTACGAGAATTGCCAGGCGCTGGATCCCGAAACCGGGTTCATCGCGCATGACGAGCAGGACCCGCATTCGCAGCGGCTCTACCGCGCCAGCGACTATTCCGCTTTCGAGATCACTGCTGAGCAGGTGCGCCGTTCGCGGCGCGGCTATTTCGCCAACATTTCCTATGTCGACGACAAGCTCGGCGAGCTGCTGGACGTTCTCAAGCGGACACGGATGCTGGACGACACCACCATCCTGTTCTGCTCGGATCACGGCGACATGCTGGGCGAGCGCGGCCTGTGGTTCAAGATGAGCTTCTTCGAGGGCTCGGCGCGGGTGCCGCTGATGATTGCCGGCAAGGGCGTGCCGGCCGGGCTGATCGAGGCGCCGGTCTCCAACCTCGACGTGACGCCGACACTGTGCGACCTCGCCGGCATCGATATGAGCGCGATCGCGCCATGGACCGACGGCCAGTCGCTGCTGCCGCTTGCCAATGGCGGGCAGCGCGCCGCGCCGGCATTGATCGAGTACGCGGCCGAGGGCTCCTACGCGCCGCTGGTGGCGATCCGCGACGGCAAATACAAGTTCGTCCATTGCGAGCTCGACCCGCCACAGCTGTTCGATCTCGGAGCCGATCCGCTCGAGCGCGACAACCTCGCCGACGACCCCGCCAACGCGGGCCTGGTGGCCGCGTTCATGGACAAGGTCCGGGCGCGCTGGGACATGGCCGCCTTCGACGCCGCCGTGCGTGAAAGCCAGGCGCGCCGCTGGGTCGTCTATCCGGCGCTGCGCAACGGCGCCTACTACCCGTGGGATTTCCAGCCGCTGCAGAAGGCGTCGGAGCGCTATATGCGCAACCACATGAACCTCGACAATCTCGAAGAGAACAAGCGGTACCCGCGAGGCGAATGA
- the scpA gene encoding methylmalonyl-CoA mutase, translating into MIPDFSQIGWSAPGRAPVEIKGLRMTPEGIAVKHLYTQGDLRGLSHLDTYPGLQPFVRGPYPTMYVQQPWTIRQYAGFSTAEESNAFYRRNLAAGQKGLSVAFDLATHRGYDSDHPRVAGDVGMAGVAIDSILDMRQLFDGIPLGEMTVSMTMNGAVLPVMALYIVAAEEQGVAQKDLAGTIQNDILKEFMVRNTYIYPPKPSMRIVSDIFAYTSRNMPKFNSISISGYHMQEAGATADLELAYTIADGIEYARAGVAAGLDIDRFAPRLSFFWAVGMDFFMEVAKLRAARLLWSSLMKKNFSPKDERSLSLRTHCQTSGWSLTAQDPYNNITRTMIEAMAATQGHTQSLHTNSFDEAMALPTDHSARVARNTQLILQKESGTTRVVDPWGGSAFVERLTHDLAARALAHIEEVESLGGMAAAIEKGIPKLRIEEAAARTQARIDSGEQTLVGVNAHRPQTDIEVDVLKVDNAEVKARQLAKLQRLKGTRDVGAVDSALEALTRAAESGENLLEFAIRAARANATVGEISLALEKVFGRHVASVQTISGVYRDALGDNPAVDRLRDKIAAFEKKSGSKPRILVAKMGQDGHDRGQKVIATAFADLGFDVTVGPMFQTPEEIAKLAVQHDVDIIGASSLAAGHLTLIPQLKEALKKLGHGDMLIVAGGVIPPQDYDAVLRAGAAEIFPPGTVIPEAADRLMDRLLAEG; encoded by the coding sequence ATGATCCCAGATTTCAGCCAAATCGGCTGGTCCGCGCCAGGACGCGCGCCGGTCGAGATCAAGGGGCTGCGGATGACGCCGGAGGGCATCGCCGTGAAGCATCTCTACACGCAGGGCGATCTCAGGGGCCTGTCGCATCTCGACACCTATCCGGGCCTGCAGCCCTTCGTGCGCGGCCCCTACCCGACGATGTATGTCCAGCAGCCTTGGACGATCCGGCAATATGCGGGGTTCTCGACGGCGGAAGAATCAAACGCCTTCTACCGGCGCAACCTCGCCGCCGGGCAGAAGGGCCTGTCGGTCGCCTTCGACCTCGCCACCCATCGCGGCTATGACAGCGACCATCCGCGCGTCGCAGGCGATGTCGGCATGGCGGGAGTCGCCATCGATTCCATCCTCGACATGCGCCAGCTGTTCGACGGCATTCCGCTCGGCGAAATGACGGTGTCGATGACCATGAACGGCGCGGTGCTGCCGGTCATGGCGCTCTACATCGTGGCAGCGGAGGAACAGGGGGTTGCGCAGAAGGATCTCGCCGGAACCATTCAGAACGACATTCTGAAGGAGTTCATGGTCCGCAACACCTACATTTATCCGCCAAAACCCTCGATGCGGATCGTGTCGGACATCTTCGCCTACACCTCGCGAAACATGCCGAAGTTCAACTCGATCTCGATCTCGGGCTACCACATGCAGGAAGCCGGTGCGACGGCGGACCTCGAGCTCGCCTACACCATCGCCGACGGCATTGAATATGCCCGCGCCGGTGTCGCCGCCGGCCTCGACATCGACCGCTTTGCGCCGCGGCTTTCCTTCTTCTGGGCCGTCGGCATGGACTTCTTCATGGAGGTCGCCAAGCTCAGGGCCGCGCGCCTGCTTTGGTCGAGCCTGATGAAGAAGAACTTTTCGCCGAAGGACGAGCGCTCACTGTCGCTGCGCACCCATTGCCAGACCTCGGGATGGTCGCTGACGGCGCAGGACCCTTACAACAACATCACCCGCACCATGATCGAGGCGATGGCGGCGACACAAGGCCATACGCAGTCGCTGCACACCAATTCCTTCGACGAGGCGATGGCGCTGCCGACCGACCATTCGGCCCGCGTCGCCCGCAACACGCAGCTCATCCTGCAGAAGGAATCCGGCACCACGCGCGTCGTCGACCCGTGGGGCGGCTCGGCCTTCGTCGAGCGGCTGACGCATGACCTGGCGGCGCGCGCCCTCGCCCACATCGAGGAGGTCGAGAGCCTTGGCGGCATGGCCGCGGCGATCGAGAAAGGCATTCCCAAGCTGCGCATCGAGGAAGCCGCCGCCCGCACCCAGGCGCGCATCGATTCCGGCGAGCAGACGCTGGTCGGCGTCAACGCGCATCGGCCTCAAACCGACATCGAGGTCGACGTGCTGAAGGTCGACAATGCCGAGGTCAAGGCCAGGCAGCTGGCGAAGCTGCAGCGGCTCAAAGGCACGCGCGATGTCGGCGCGGTCGACAGTGCGCTCGAAGCACTGACCCGCGCGGCGGAGAGCGGCGAGAACCTCTTGGAGTTCGCCATCCGCGCGGCGCGCGCCAACGCGACCGTCGGCGAGATATCGCTGGCGCTGGAGAAGGTTTTTGGGCGTCATGTCGCCTCGGTGCAGACGATCTCCGGCGTCTACCGCGATGCGCTCGGCGACAATCCGGCGGTCGACAGACTGCGGGACAAGATCGCGGCGTTCGAGAAGAAGTCCGGCAGCAAGCCGCGCATCCTGGTGGCCAAGATGGGCCAGGACGGCCACGACCGCGGCCAGAAGGTTATCGCCACTGCCTTTGCAGATCTCGGCTTCGACGTCACCGTCGGTCCGATGTTCCAGACGCCGGAGGAGATCGCCAAACTGGCGGTCCAGCACGACGTCGACATCATCGGCGCCTCCTCGCTCGCGGCCGGACACCTGACGCTGATCCCCCAGCTCAAGGAAGCCTTGAAGAAGCTCGGCCATGGCGACATGCTGATCGTCGCCGGCGGCGTCATCCCGCCGCAGGATTATGACGCCGTGCTAAGGGCGGGTGCGGCGGAAATCTTCCCGCCGGGCACGGTCATTCCCGAAGCGGCGGACAGGCTGATGGATCGGCTGCTGGCGGAAGGCTGA
- the betI gene encoding transcriptional regulator BetI, which translates to MPKIGMEPLRRKALIDATISAIGERGSLDVTMSEIAGRAGVSSALAHHYFGAKDELLFATMRHILAELNTDTRRALRATGTARQRVSAVVAVSFSDDQFQPETIAAWLAFYVEAQKSSALRRLLKVYARRLHSNLMSGLTGILSRRQADRVAEATAAMIDGLYIRRALKDGVPDAATAIALVEDYLETKLSGRSLP; encoded by the coding sequence ATGCCGAAAATCGGAATGGAACCCTTGCGCCGCAAGGCGCTCATCGACGCGACGATCTCTGCGATCGGCGAGCGCGGCTCGCTGGACGTGACGATGTCGGAGATCGCTGGCCGCGCCGGCGTGTCGTCGGCGTTGGCGCACCACTATTTCGGCGCCAAGGACGAGCTTTTGTTCGCGACGATGCGGCACATACTGGCGGAGCTCAACACCGATACAAGGCGCGCACTTCGCGCCACCGGCACGGCGCGCCAGCGCGTCTCGGCCGTGGTCGCCGTCAGCTTCTCCGACGACCAGTTCCAGCCCGAGACCATCGCCGCATGGCTTGCCTTCTATGTCGAGGCGCAGAAGTCATCGGCTTTGCGGCGCCTGCTCAAGGTCTATGCAAGGCGGCTGCACTCGAACCTGATGAGCGGGCTGACCGGCATCCTGTCCAGACGCCAGGCGGATCGCGTCGCCGAAGCCACGGCGGCGATGATCGACGGGCTCTATATCCGGCGCGCGCTGAAGGACGGCGTGCCGGACGCGGCGACGGCCATCGCGCTCGTCGAAGATTATCTCGAAACCAAGCTCAGCGGACGGAGCCTGCCTTGA
- a CDS encoding type II toxin-antitoxin system death-on-curing family toxin, whose translation MSWEFLSRRAVEAMHAEQSRRNGGAQGLRDENALESALARAENKANYGDPSIEELAAAYIFGIAGNHAFVDGNKRTAMVAAGAFLIINGYGLTADDGTIYEFVMGVAAGEINEEGAAAFFRDHVVKLED comes from the coding sequence ATGAGCTGGGAGTTTCTGTCGCGTCGCGCCGTCGAAGCGATGCACGCCGAGCAGTCGCGCCGAAATGGCGGCGCGCAGGGTTTGAGAGACGAGAATGCGCTCGAATCCGCGCTCGCCCGTGCCGAGAACAAGGCCAACTATGGTGATCCGTCGATCGAGGAACTGGCGGCGGCCTACATCTTCGGCATTGCCGGGAACCACGCGTTTGTCGATGGCAACAAGCGCACTGCCATGGTGGCGGCCGGCGCGTTCCTAATCATCAATGGCTACGGCCTTACAGCCGACGACGGTACGATCTACGAATTCGTGATGGGGGTTGCGGCGGGCGAGATCAACGAGGAAGGCGCCGCGGCATTCTTCCGCGACCATGTGGTCAAGCTCGAGGACTAG
- a CDS encoding TIGR03808 family TAT-translocated repetitive protein gives MLNRRTLLAQTAGFAIAGLCAGKASAKVLPGIEKASMRGSINATELGVQPGALDDQSKAFTKLLNDASERDAPVFLPQGSYVVSNLRLPARLRLSGVPGATRIVYGGNGHLMMAEQAEHIELSGLVFDGSNRWLADYAQGLLDLRRVGHLVIDNCQVTGSGKNGLALEHVSGRVERSDISGAADAGIYSVEAGGLEISGNTVSDCANGGILVHRWQQAEDGTTVSGNRVERIRARNGGTGQNGNGINAFRAGNVVISGNIVSDCAFSAIRANSSSNLQVIGNTCSRSGETALYSEFSFEGAIIGNNIIDGAANGISIVNFNEGGRMGVCSNNIVRNLSTVGPYPADAPGFGVGISVEADTTVSGNVVENAPLYGMQIGWGPYLRNVVATGNIIRKVGTGIAVSVVEGAGTAIISDNVIDDALNGAIIGQRWADPATADLAQSGNAGYAHLTVERNHVS, from the coding sequence ATGTTGAACAGACGAACGCTGCTCGCCCAGACCGCCGGCTTTGCCATCGCAGGCCTTTGTGCTGGCAAAGCCTCGGCCAAGGTCCTGCCCGGCATCGAGAAGGCCTCGATGCGCGGTTCGATCAACGCCACCGAACTCGGCGTGCAGCCGGGCGCGCTTGACGACCAGAGCAAGGCCTTCACCAAGCTCCTCAATGACGCCAGCGAGCGCGATGCGCCGGTGTTTTTGCCGCAGGGCTCCTATGTCGTGTCCAACCTCAGGCTGCCAGCGCGCCTACGCCTTAGCGGCGTGCCGGGCGCCACGCGCATCGTCTATGGCGGCAACGGGCATCTGATGATGGCCGAGCAGGCCGAGCATATCGAACTCAGCGGGCTGGTGTTCGACGGCTCGAACCGCTGGCTGGCTGACTATGCGCAGGGTCTGCTTGATCTCCGCCGCGTCGGCCATCTCGTCATCGACAATTGCCAGGTTACCGGCAGCGGCAAGAACGGGCTGGCGCTGGAACATGTTTCGGGCCGCGTTGAGCGTTCCGATATTTCCGGCGCGGCGGACGCCGGCATCTATTCGGTCGAGGCCGGCGGGCTTGAGATCTCCGGCAACACCGTGTCCGACTGCGCCAATGGCGGCATCCTGGTGCACCGCTGGCAGCAAGCGGAAGACGGCACCACCGTCAGCGGCAACCGTGTCGAGCGCATAAGGGCCCGCAATGGCGGCACCGGCCAGAACGGCAACGGCATCAATGCCTTCCGCGCCGGCAATGTCGTCATCTCGGGCAACATCGTCTCGGACTGTGCCTTCTCGGCGATCCGCGCCAACAGTTCCAGCAATCTGCAGGTCATCGGCAACACCTGTTCGCGCTCGGGTGAGACGGCGCTCTATTCCGAATTCTCCTTCGAGGGCGCCATCATCGGCAACAACATCATCGACGGTGCGGCCAATGGCATTTCGATCGTCAATTTCAATGAAGGCGGCCGCATGGGTGTGTGCTCGAACAACATCGTGCGCAATCTGTCGACGGTTGGCCCCTACCCCGCCGACGCGCCCGGCTTCGGCGTCGGCATCAGCGTCGAGGCCGACACCACGGTGTCGGGCAATGTCGTCGAGAACGCGCCGCTTTACGGCATGCAGATCGGCTGGGGTCCGTATCTGCGCAATGTCGTGGCGACCGGCAACATCATTCGCAAGGTCGGCACCGGCATTGCCGTCTCGGTGGTCGAGGGCGCAGGAACGGCGATCATCTCGGACAATGTCATCGACGACGCGCTGAACGGCGCGATCATCGGCCAGCGCTGGGCCGATCCGGCAACCGCCGACCTTGCCCAGTCAGGCAATGCCGGCTACGCGCATCTGACCGTCGAGCGCAACCACGTTTCCTAG